In the Sulfobacillus thermosulfidooxidans DSM 9293 genome, GCCTAATGGATGCTTCCATGGGTCAAGAAATGCTAATAAACGCTGGCGCCGGTAGGGTTCAGCAATCATCGCCCAGGCCAGCACCGGAACAGCCGCCCCCGCTAATTCAAATAAGTGTCGTTTTTTAACCCCGCTGACGAATAACATCACGAAAAACGTACCAGCAATAGCCACCGTGGTTCCTAGGTCTGGTTCCGCCAACACTAACACAAACACAATCGACGCCAATAAAATATGGGGCATGACGCCTCTCCAAAAATCACCCAACTGCTCCCGGTGCAGACTAAATAACCGTGCGAACAAAAATACCATGGTTAACTTGGCTAATTCTGAAGGCTGAATCTGCAGTGATCCCACTCCCAGCCAACGCCGGGCCCCGTTTATGTCGATACCGACATGAGGAATGAGCACCGCGATTAATAACAGGACGGATAGAACAAAACCCGGAAAAATTAATTTGGTATAGCGCCAATAATCTATTCGGCTTGTGATGATCATAGCCAGGATACCAATAACTGCCCACATCAATTGGTGTTCCACATAGTAATAAGGATTTCCAAATTGCTTAAATGATGTCGAGGCGCTCGCAGAAAAGACGACTACCGTTCCCAAAGCCAACAGGGCTGAAACAGCGGCCAACAATAGATAATCGATGCGTCGTCTTTCTGTATTCATCAATGATTCCTCCTTCATCCGCCTTCTCCCACGGTGTTACATCCACCACCATGCCACCGCAGCACCCATAGCGGCAATGAGCCAAAACACTGCCACAACGCGTTCTTCTGGCCATCCCCCTAATTCAAAATGATGGTGTAAGGGGCTCATCCGAAAAACGCGTCTGCCCGTTAAACGAAAGCTTAAGACTTGAATGATCACGGAAAGTGTTTCAAGGACAAATAATAAGCCAATGATCGGCAAAATCAGGGTTGTGCGCGATACAATAGCGGCTCCAGCCAATGCCGCACCCAGAGCTAACGATCCCGTGTCCCCCATGAATACCCGGGCCGGATGGATATTGTAGCGTAAAAAGCCAATAAGAGAACCAATAAGAGCGGTTGAGACCAGAGCTAGAGCCATTTGATGATGAACTACCCCCCAAAACGCAAAGAACGCCATCGTCAAGGTGACAGCCCCTGCTGCTAGTCCATCGAGACCGTCCGTAAGATTAACCGCGTTACCACTCCCTAAAATGGCTAGAACGGACAAGGGACCGAAAATCCAAGGCAGCGCCACTGTCCCCCAATGAAACGGTAGTACATATGGCCCGTCCGCATGAAATCGTCGTGCCGCCAACCACGTAAACGCCACGGCAAAAAGGATCTGAAAAAGTAATTTTTCGCGTGCTTTGAGTCCTAGTGGGCGCTTAAATACTACTTTTAACAAATCATCGGCTAAACCAATCATCCCGTAGGACCAAATTAACGTCACCAATGCCCATGCTTCCAGGTTATTGTCCGCAAATAATAAGACGGCCAATGGCAAAGGTAAGAGAAACAATAACCCGCCCATAGTTGGTGTCCCCTGTTTTTTTAAATGTGACTGGGGACCAACATCTCGAACCATCTGCCCAAATTTGAGCCGGTGCAATACGGGAATGACAATGGGTCCGAGTCCAAAGGCCACAACAAAACCCAGGAGACCAGCGTAAACAACGTTCAAGATGGTCCCCCCCAATCTTTTAGCCTTTGATACAGTTCATCAAAATTCATCCCATGTGAAGCTTTCAATAAAATAACGTCGTCCGCTCGCACCTGAGTCTGAAGCCAGGCAAAAGCTTCATTCAAATTAGCGACCCATGTTGCCACTCCCGATTTCTCTAAGTTAGCAGCTTTCGCGATAATCCGCGCTCTAGAGCCAACAGCAAGAACCATATCGGCGTTGCGGCTCGCTGCCGTTCCGACTTGCCAATGGCCAGGTTCTTCTTGGCTACCCAACTCTAACATATCGCCCAGGACCGCTATGCGGCGCCCCATCGTCTTATGGGCTGCTAAGATTTGAAGACTCATCGTCGTAGATAGGGGACTGGCATTGTAATAATCGGCCAAAATCGTTAGGGATCCAACCGACCGCCGCTGCAACCGGCCCGTTCCCGGGTCGACCTGTTCAAGGCCCCTCCGAATTTCGTCAGGACAAAGTCCTAATGCGGTACCTACCAAAAACGCTGCCGCAACATTGGCGCCATGTTGTTTCCCTAACCAGGGAATACGAATTGTCACGGCATCGCCCTGATATAATAATGTGACTTCCGTCGCCGTATCCAGCATGTGAACGCGGTCAATGATGACATCCCCCGATTTATGGCCAAACCACAAAATCGGATGATCGGATAGATGTTCTCCTAATTCACGTACCAAGGGATCATCCGCATTAAGCACAGCCGTGCCTTGGGGTTTCAGACCCTGCAAAATTTCTCCTTTAGCCCGTTGAATGTTTTTGATGCTCCCTAAAGATTCCAAATGGTTTGGACCAATATTTGTAATCACTGCGACATCGGGTGGTGTGATAGTTGTCAACTGCGCGATTTCTCCTAAAGCCCTCATACCCATTTCGGCGACAAAATGGGTCATCGAATCGGGACTGCGCAAAAAGGACAGAGGAATACCAATCGCCGTATTATAGTTTCCCTGGGATTTCCCTACCACAAACTTGGATTGTAAGGTCGCCGCAATAAGTTCCTTGGCACTAGTTTTTCCCACACTACCGGTTATTCCAACAACCGTAATATGCCGGGTATCCACTAGACTCCGGGTCAGTGTTCCCATGGCCATGAGAGGCGAATCTACCACAAGGCTAGGACCGGTGATGGGTGCATACGTCTTTTCCACCATGGCAATGCCGCCTTGGGCCCAAACGTCCGGAACAAATTGATGTCCATGCGTTCGAGTTCCGGGGAGGGCCACGAATAATGATCCCGGTCGAACTTCTTGACTATGGATGGTAACATCTTTTAATACATCGTCTAATTCGACTCCCCAAGCTCTCGCGGAACAGAAATCGACGATATCCTTAACTTTCACAACCATCATGATTTTTTAAGCTCCCGTAAGGCCTGGCGTGCAACTTCCCGGTCATCAAAATGAATCGTGCCGTCACGATAAATTTGATAGGTTTCATGACCCTTGCCTAAAATAAAAACCACATCGCCGGGTTGAGCTTTTTGTAATGCCAAGCGAATGGCCCGTTCCCGGTCAAGTTCAATTTCAAATGGTGTACCTGTTGGCGCCAATCCTTCCCGAATCTGCGCGATAATATCCATCGGATCCTCGGACCGCGGATTGTCCGCCGTTAACA is a window encoding:
- the ftsW gene encoding putative lipid II flippase FtsW — translated: MNTERRRIDYLLLAAVSALLALGTVVVFSASASTSFKQFGNPYYYVEHQLMWAVIGILAMIITSRIDYWRYTKLIFPGFVLSVLLLIAVLIPHVGIDINGARRWLGVGSLQIQPSELAKLTMVFLFARLFSLHREQLGDFWRGVMPHILLASIVFVLVLAEPDLGTTVAIAGTFFVMLFVSGVKKRHLFELAGAAVPVLAWAMIAEPYRRQRLLAFLDPWKHPLGEGFHTIQALLALGSGGVLGVGLGYSRQALGYLPEAFTDFIFAILGEELGLMGTITVVLLFLLVAWRGYRIAMRAPDMFSSLVATGLTTMIAIQAAINMGVVTATLPVTGITLPFISYGGSSLVLSMAGVGVLLNISKHAM
- the mraY gene encoding phospho-N-acetylmuramoyl-pentapeptide-transferase, encoding MNVVYAGLLGFVVAFGLGPIVIPVLHRLKFGQMVRDVGPQSHLKKQGTPTMGGLLFLLPLPLAVLLFADNNLEAWALVTLIWSYGMIGLADDLLKVVFKRPLGLKAREKLLFQILFAVAFTWLAARRFHADGPYVLPFHWGTVALPWIFGPLSVLAILGSGNAVNLTDGLDGLAAGAVTLTMAFFAFWGVVHHQMALALVSTALIGSLIGFLRYNIHPARVFMGDTGSLALGAALAGAAIVSRTTLILPIIGLLFVLETLSVIIQVLSFRLTGRRVFRMSPLHHHFELGGWPEERVVAVFWLIAAMGAAVAWWWM
- a CDS encoding UDP-N-acetylmuramoyl-tripeptide--D-alanyl-D-alanine ligase gives rise to the protein MMVVKVKDIVDFCSARAWGVELDDVLKDVTIHSQEVRPGSLFVALPGTRTHGHQFVPDVWAQGGIAMVEKTYAPITGPSLVVDSPLMAMGTLTRSLVDTRHITVVGITGSVGKTSAKELIAATLQSKFVVGKSQGNYNTAIGIPLSFLRSPDSMTHFVAEMGMRALGEIAQLTTITPPDVAVITNIGPNHLESLGSIKNIQRAKGEILQGLKPQGTAVLNADDPLVRELGEHLSDHPILWFGHKSGDVIIDRVHMLDTATEVTLLYQGDAVTIRIPWLGKQHGANVAAAFLVGTALGLCPDEIRRGLEQVDPGTGRLQRRSVGSLTILADYYNASPLSTTMSLQILAAHKTMGRRIAVLGDMLELGSQEEPGHWQVGTAASRNADMVLAVGSRARIIAKAANLEKSGVATWVANLNEAFAWLQTQVRADDVILLKASHGMNFDELYQRLKDWGGPS